The Aquitalea magnusonii region GCAGTTCCTTTTTGAGCTGGGACAGCTCCTTGCGCATGCGCAGGTAGTAAGAGAAGGTAGCCAGTAATCCGACGGCAGCACCGGCAATAAAGAACACCAGCAAAAAAACAATCAGCGGTGCCGACCAGGACTGGCCGAAGAACAGCTTGAATTCGACCATGTGGCTGTTTTGCACGGTAACGGCAATCAGGAAAACCAGCAGG contains the following coding sequences:
- a CDS encoding LapA family protein; its protein translation is MRYIVRIIELALLVFLIAVTVQNSHMVEFKLFFGQSWSAPLIVFLLVFFIAGAAVGLLATFSYYLRMRKELSQLKKELRSRPPSSKVAVDPSDALAD